A genome region from Bradyrhizobium commune includes the following:
- a CDS encoding ABC transporter substrate-binding protein produces the protein MIRYPRRTLLKAGAAFVGASALGFPAIVRAQAEKIRIGHLTPLTGFLGVIGSYAQLGAKLAAEEINASGGILGKPIDLLSEDSINPATAATKAQRMLEQDGAVVLLGEISSASSLTIMQVAERNKKVFFSTGARSDALRGKNCNKYSFHCDIPNTVMVNAVGTALSQKGMVKGKKFFTLTADYIFGHDLLKAAKVFFGAHDANLIGDELIATDVTDFSPYLLKVRQAKPDVVCCNLAGNQVTNLVKQYAEFGFPYPLVGFNLNTGDAWAAGPGNLSGTWPTVWYHTLDNPASQAFVAAFSKKYGKPPENHAWIDYVTLKLLAEEINTTKSTDSAELIAYFEKQAQFDIGKARKAYFRAWDHQLVQEAYPFTVKPKDQMKDQWDMLVLGDAVPAANDPLETIYPTKDQNPCEMKA, from the coding sequence ATGATCCGCTACCCACGACGGACGTTGTTGAAGGCGGGCGCCGCCTTCGTTGGCGCATCGGCACTCGGGTTTCCGGCGATCGTCAGGGCGCAGGCCGAGAAGATCCGGATCGGGCACCTGACGCCGCTGACCGGCTTCCTCGGCGTGATCGGCAGCTACGCGCAGCTGGGTGCGAAGCTCGCGGCCGAAGAGATCAACGCGTCGGGTGGCATCCTCGGAAAGCCAATCGATCTGCTCTCGGAAGACTCAATCAATCCGGCGACCGCCGCCACCAAGGCGCAGCGCATGCTGGAGCAGGACGGCGCGGTGGTGCTGCTCGGTGAAATCTCCTCAGCGTCCTCGCTTACCATCATGCAGGTCGCCGAGCGCAACAAGAAGGTGTTCTTCTCGACCGGCGCGCGCTCGGACGCGCTGCGCGGCAAGAACTGCAACAAATACTCGTTCCACTGCGACATCCCGAACACCGTGATGGTCAACGCGGTCGGCACCGCGCTGTCGCAGAAGGGCATGGTGAAGGGCAAGAAGTTCTTCACGCTCACGGCCGACTACATCTTCGGCCACGATTTGCTGAAGGCCGCAAAGGTGTTCTTCGGCGCGCATGATGCGAACCTGATCGGCGACGAGCTGATCGCAACCGACGTCACCGATTTCAGCCCCTATCTCCTGAAGGTACGCCAGGCCAAGCCTGACGTGGTGTGCTGCAATCTCGCCGGCAACCAGGTGACGAATCTCGTCAAGCAATATGCCGAGTTCGGCTTCCCCTACCCGCTGGTCGGCTTCAACCTCAACACCGGCGACGCCTGGGCCGCGGGCCCGGGCAATCTCAGCGGCACCTGGCCGACGGTCTGGTATCACACGCTGGACAATCCGGCGTCGCAGGCTTTCGTCGCGGCCTTCAGCAAGAAATACGGCAAGCCGCCGGAGAACCACGCCTGGATCGACTACGTCACGCTGAAGCTTCTGGCGGAGGAGATCAACACCACGAAATCGACCGACAGTGCTGAGCTGATCGCCTATTTCGAGAAGCAGGCGCAGTTCGACATTGGCAAGGCGCGCAAGGCCTATTTCCGCGCCTGGGATCACCAGCTGGTGCAGGAGGCCTACCCGTTCACCGTCAAGCCGAAAGACCAGATGAAGGACCAGTGGGACATGCTGGTGCTCGGCGATGCCGTGCCGGCGGCGAACGATCCGCTCGAGACGATCTATCCGACCAAGGACCAGAACCCCTGCGAGATGAAGGCCTGA
- a CDS encoding branched-chain amino acid ABC transporter permease, which yields MQFEFLLEQVVNGLVLGGYYLLIALGLSLIFSVGGIVNLAHGAFYALGAYVCVELTKHLGFGPSVVISPFAVALLGILFERFILRRFYAADPILSLLVTFGLAMVAEQAIRMIWGAAPVSTEIPQSFRGSVIVGDFLFSRYRLLILGVVALVMVGVWFLLQKTSFGRVVRAGIQRPDMVAALGIRLQPYMTAIVMLGVGLAALGGAFFAPITTVHPAMGAEIMTIAFVVVVIGGLGSFWGVIIAALLVGVVRGVAIHFEPAAGEASIYILMFLVLLVRPRGLLGERIEKFE from the coding sequence ATGCAGTTCGAGTTCTTGCTGGAACAGGTGGTGAATGGCCTCGTGCTCGGAGGCTATTACCTGCTCATCGCGCTCGGCCTGTCGCTGATCTTCTCCGTCGGCGGCATCGTCAATCTCGCGCATGGCGCCTTTTATGCGCTCGGCGCCTATGTCTGCGTTGAGCTGACGAAGCACCTCGGCTTCGGCCCGTCCGTGGTGATCTCGCCATTCGCGGTCGCGCTGCTCGGCATCCTGTTCGAACGCTTCATCCTGCGGCGCTTCTACGCGGCGGACCCGATCCTCAGCCTGCTCGTGACCTTTGGCCTCGCGATGGTCGCAGAACAGGCGATCCGCATGATCTGGGGCGCCGCACCGGTGTCGACCGAGATCCCGCAAAGCTTTCGCGGCTCGGTCATCGTCGGCGATTTCCTGTTCTCGCGCTATCGCCTGCTGATCCTTGGCGTGGTCGCACTCGTGATGGTCGGCGTCTGGTTCCTGCTGCAAAAGACCTCGTTCGGGCGCGTGGTGCGCGCCGGCATCCAGCGGCCGGACATGGTCGCGGCGCTGGGCATCCGTCTCCAGCCCTACATGACCGCGATCGTGATGCTCGGCGTCGGTCTCGCCGCGCTCGGCGGCGCCTTCTTCGCGCCGATCACCACCGTGCATCCGGCGATGGGCGCCGAGATCATGACCATCGCCTTCGTCGTGGTCGTCATCGGCGGCCTCGGCAGCTTTTGGGGCGTCATCATCGCAGCGCTTCTTGTCGGCGTGGTGCGCGGCGTCGCCATTCACTTCGAGCCTGCCGCGGGCGAAGCCTCGATCTACATCCTGATGTTCCTGGTGCTGCTGGTGCGCCCGCGCGGCCTGCTCGGCGAACGCATCGAGAAGTTCGAATGA